AATTGAAGAGAAAAGTTATAATCTCCAGGCTTAGCAGCTTTACTGCAAAAAATGATAAAGTGTATAATTCTAGATACCTGCTAACATACAGGTTAGCATTTATGTTAGTTTTCTAAGTCTAATTAAAATGTGTTGAGTCTTACTCTTACGCCTGTACAGACTTCGATTTGGTAATGCAgatgatctttttttccttttattgtgATGATGTTGACATCAGCCTTCCAGGATATATCCCCTGCATATATTTGCTGCGACGTGCACAGCCAGCTGAGCTACGCAGACCGCTAATCGCGCAGGCTCCTCTGTGAACAGAAGTCACACGTCCTGCTACACGGTTCAGAGTCTCCTCAGTGCTACTGGTTGTGAACGGGGACTCAGACCTACGTGCAGGAGTGATGGGTAGCCCATGATCACGCAGAGCTGTCCGTAcgctgctctgcagggcaccCACGGGTGTTTTTAAGCACCCAGCCCGCAGTGAGGGCTCTGGGATGCCCACAGCCACCTTTCTCAGACAGTAGTTTTTACAGTTTCCATGCGGTGCTTTAGAAAACCCTAAAATGtgcacagctgagctgcagagcacagctttgGTGGCCTGCGGAGGTCAAGGggctcctgagggagctgcccTGAGCCGGCCAAGGCAGCGAGGATCATTCCTTCCTGGgcgctgtgctgctggctggccaTGTCCAGAGGACAAACAGCACTGTGTCTatgctctgggtgctgcagcgGGGCGTTACAACTCTCTGGACActaaaattacacttttttagCATTGCTGTGGCACCTGGGGGTCCTGCTCGTGGGCCAGCACCGCCCTGGGAGAGCAGCGAAGTGTTTTACTTCCTTTGTGCTTCTGTTccttaaaagcatttaaagtgTTTCCTGGAAAAGGCCGGGGTGGTCAGTCGACTAAGGGCTAGATACAAAATCCAACCTCTCCCATTTCCAGGCAGTTTCTGGTTGCTTTAGGAACATCTTGCAGGACCACCTCTGAAGCCCTGGGCAAACTTACAATGGTTCCAAGACCCCTCAGCAGGAAGGGGGCTCccatatttccttttctgtatttcagaagatCTGAATTTCCTGTTATACGCCTAATAAATGCCATTTCTCTGTGCCGTGTTCTGCTTTATGCAGAACAGCACAGCTGAACCACTGACAAACTGATGTGAGACAATAAATCCTTcacccaaaccaaaacaacaccCATCTAGAGACAAATttagagagagattttaaatCAGGCTGGTAGGCCAAGCTGATGAAGGCCTGTTCTTATCtgatgcattttttattattgaatggaagggaaaatgaaacCGAGTTATCctgtcaaacagaaaaaaaatcatgtggtAGCCGTGGGTGCTGCATGATAGATAAATCATGCTCAGTGTAGTGTCTCCTCATTATCAGTGATCCCAGGGTATTTTACACAATTTAATCAGAATGTCCAAGGGATCGTTTTATCCATCTTAAAAGATATCAGCTCCAGGTATTGAATGTTCCAAGTACTTAACCAAAGAGTGACTTAGAATAATAATTGAAGCATATTGTATCCTGTAGAAATCACCCGCTTGGTAGCTCAGTTCTTACAGGAACCCCTGCATTTATGCATTGTTATGCTTGTAAAAATATGAGGTAAGTGTAAAACGATGATTTACTGGCCAAGGCGATCCATGCATCCAAAACTGTTCCCAGTCCATTAAGGGAGTGAGTTTTGGATTTGGAGCTTTGTTCCAGTTCTGCTGTTTGTAATCCCAAAGGCAGATATGCACCATGATGATCCACTCGtaattttgtgttgtgtttttttaatcccaGTTATAACTTTGCTCAAAATAACCTTCCGATGCGTTGCTGCAGACAGCTCTGTATATCCACAGGTTCTTCGTTCTTTGCTCTCAAGCAAGAGACCAGCTCATCTGGGACCAGTGTCTGCTCTTGAACATTTTCACTCGACAGCGTTTTTTCCCACTGATTTTCCTCCTGCGCTGAGCTGAACGCGTAGTTTTGCCCActtctgttgttgtttaaaatgagGTTGATCTTTTCCAGCAGACAGACGTTGTGCTCCGCTCCTTCGGCGTTCCACAGGTAGCTAACGGGACTGGTGTAGTCTCTGAAGAAAAAGGTTGTCTCGGTTGTCTCCGGTTCTGGAGCCGGTGTGTGGGACTGTGCTTGGTAAATATTGGCAGCTACATATCCCAGAGGGCTCCCGTCGGAAATCTGAGGCTTGTAGTCACTGATGTGCTCAGGGGCAGTGCTGACGGCCGGTGCTGAGCTCTGTGGGTGCTCAGTGTTCTCAGGGACCGCTGTGCTGGGTTTCTTTTTGATGTCCACATTCTTGTATTTCTCGTGCACCGACATTTCCTCTACTTCCATGATCGTGGGATCCAGGAACGGCTCACAGGAAGTGTTGCTTGTGAATTCACTCTtctcctagaaaaaaaatacaatacaatgaCTGCAGTAACAAACTGGCAAATTTTGCCAAGGGAAGAGATATCATTAGAGCATCACACGGAGGAAATAGGGCAACGACTTCTTGTCTTCATCTCAACATCCTTCCCTCTTTTCTCATCTAATCCTCTCCATAGGACAGACTACTGCGAGGTGGCAGAGAGAAGACAGGAGCAGCTGTGCACGTCTCCATTCTTCTGCATGCACCACAAGGTCAGCTTGATTCAATTGGCACTACTGGATAACATTTATATTGAAGCAAGGTTTAAAGACTCCAGCTAAGCTGGGCTTCCATGCACCTTGCTGGTGCTGGTAAATAATTCTCTGATCAGTTCTAGATCCCCTAGAGCTGAATCCTGCTCTGTCCATGTTTCCACAGCTGCAGAATGATTTTTAAGTATatgtaaatgcagaaaaaaaaaaataatggtgcAATTACCTGGAGTGACTTTATCACGTTGCTGTTTTCCATGTGGGGAAAATCTTCACGTAGCCATTTTGGTAAGAGTGAGGCAACTGTTGCTTTAATTctttaccaaaataaaaataaaaaagcaaaatgttagtccattttattattcatttatttgtttgttctaGATGAAATTTTCCCAAGACAGGGAGGGAACACTGAGTGTATCCATCATTCATAGCCGTTGTGGAGGGCTGGGaagcctcagtttccccatgtGGGTAGGTTTTCCCATCTGAACCCCATCTCTTCATCTCTCAGCACTGTTCCCCTGGGTctggttgtggtggtggtggtgcctgGCTCCAGCTGGCAGAGGGGCACTGTTCACCCTAACGTTACACTGTATGGCTGCAACGCAGCGGGTGCTGTTTCCCTCAGAACAGGATTGGGTTTTGTCACTGCACTACattcaaaattacatttattgaGCAAGTCTGGAAACTAAATTACTCTGCTTAAATCCCTTGTgtaaaacatacatgtatgggAAAATGTTACTAAACTGAGGTGGGTGGTGGAACCCAAGCTAAGTATTTAAATAAGAGGATGCATGTGTCCTGAgctgatgaaataaaatacacagcagTAATGAAAGTTGATTTTCCTACAAacaaagctgctgcaggaacGAAAATTGATTTTCCGACAAacaaagctgctgcagaaatgaaaatcatttgCAAGAGATTTTGATTTAGTTGAGCTTTGCTGATGTTGTGTGCACTGCTGTGTTCCTGAGAAAGTACACGCTCTCTGTTCTTGCTGTCTTGCCCAATTAcatcaacagcagaaaaattcaGACAGGGTTCAGGAACCGAAAGGGGCAGCCCTTCAACATCCTCTAACCCCGGGTCTTCTCCACCCTCTTTCTTGCTCTATCAGGAATGTCCAACAGCCAGCTCCGTGGCACAGAGGCGACCGTTTCTACGTATTTGTATCAGGAACAGCACTGGTGGGACTTCTCTCACTGCGGAGAGGGTGCTTGGCAAGCTACGTATGCAGCAGTCATGttaaaaaaatggaaggaagaCTCTCCCTGTTTGGTTTTCCACCTCTTTTCCAACTCCCCGGTCTCTGCCAGTCTCCCAGGGTGCAGACACgggggcagccagcagcctgtgccagagGCAGCATCCCTTCCTCATTCAAAAGAGTAACAGATCCTAGGATAAAACTTACTTAAAGAAGGTtatattttccctcttttttcttttactcccCCTAGATctgtataataataatttatcatGTCTGGCTTCTACAGAGGagtgatttttacttttttattggTCTCTACCTTACTGTGGAGTGCACAGATAGCCTCTTACACAACAATATTATGAACAAGCAAAGCTGCCCTCAGTAGGAGCAGAGCATAGGGAGAAGGACTGGTTTCTCTAGTTACCTTTAGAATATTCTGGAAGAAAAGTATGAGttacaaattaagaaaaaaaatgtgatgaaagTAATACCTTTTTCTAGCTGATTTTTTAAACATCAGAATAGCAAGAACAACTGACGATACCATCACACTGACACCCATTCCCAGGTAAACTCCAGTGTCATCAtctgaaagaagacaaagaggAAAGAGGTTAGTCAGGTAGCTCccattttaaaacagatgttACAGGCCACATCCTCAGTCGCACTTGTGAATAATTCTGCATCACCAGCAGTCATGTTGAACGTGACTCCTTGCATGTCTGTTGTCATTCCTATACATTTGCACTTCCAATTCTAATGGTCTGGTGGAGGGGCAATATTTATCTAGACCTGGAGGCCACGAAGGCATCAGGGCCAGGCTCTTGAGGGCCCTTCTGCTGCTCATCCGTGCCACTGCCAGACATGGGCAGCTGGCAATGAACCTCGGAAGTGGCCGCCCCTCCGCTGCCCCGAGGTGGTTGCCAGTCGCCACCCGGCCGGGATCCTCCAGCCAAGTAATTCTAGTAAGTGTGGTCACTGTGTTTAACCATTTCCTACACAGAATTACTTTCCAGAAATACTTGAGCAAGCTCTTCTGCTtatgttggttttggttttgctttaaatacTGAAGCAGACCATAGTATAACCTTTACCAGAAGCCGTGCAAACCAAAAGCGTAACTGCAGTTAGAAACATGCATGGGAAATGTTTAAACCAGCCTTGGCTCAGATTGTACGGCCAGAGCAGTCCATCATTGTTACACTATTTTATATGTTAACATTATGATATTTTCCTTGGTTTCTTAACTCCTGTTTGCCGTAACGTACATTTTATTACGTctcataagaaaacaaaactcaaaggCAGGAATTATGCAAGGTGGATTCACCCCAGGGCAGGACTGCAGCCTTTCTTGCCATGTGGCTCATCTTCCTGTCAAGTGAAAAGTTGCTTTGCTGGCTCTGACCTCCCCAAATTACGACGGAGCTTTCACTTCCCTTTCACTACTACATCGCCAGATGCTGCGCTCGCGGCTCTGGCCAAAACGTCCACTCCTGGTCAAGCAGAAGCTCTCGCTCACCAAGCCTGAAATACTTCTTACCGTGGGAAGTCTCGTTGTAGCTGAAGCTTGGGATCTGATCCTCTGAGGAGACTtaagcagagagaagaaaaaaaaatattatttaggaaaataaatactggtataataataaaaataaagccctgAAAAGTAATTAGTGTCTTCTGCTTATCTGCACTCTACATCATCTTGTATTTCTCTGAGTTCTAATTAAACAAAACGTTAACAAAACCGTAAAATACATTACAAGAAATCTCCCCCACACACATCTCAGTACCCGAGACAAGAATTTACCCTTCCTGAAGAACCCTGGGCCGTTTTCCATGCGCACCTACAGATAATTTCCCAGTGTCCAACCCCCGGAGCACTGAGTTCTCCAGCAGCACCATTTTGTCTAAGCGGATAGCTGCAGCTGAGTCTGCCGTGGCAAgaagcttatttttctgttagaaGAGGCAGCAAGCTTTCTTTCCTGGCCATATGAAGCAATTCCCTTGCCATCCTTTCCTCAGCAAATGCCTGCTGTCCTCACTGTTACCAAAGGGATCACCTCGCCATGCTGATaaccccggccccagcccgCAGGTAAAACCTGCCTCGGTGGGACCTGAGCCACGGGGGAGTGAAGAAATCGCTGTGCCCTACAGCAAGCCCCTATCTGGGGCAATCTGCTGAGGCTGGGGCCAGCCTGCAAGAAAAACGGGCTCTGCTGGGACGCTGTGAGGTGCTCGCTCAGCGCTCGGGGAAGCGTCCCGagggagcagcccaggcaggagGCGTGCTGGGGCTTCAGGCACACGCTGCTGAGGGCAGGGAAGCTCCTCATGGGTTCCCTTTTGGTCGTGGGCAGGCCCAGAGCCATCATCCTGAAGTAAAGCAATTAAAGCACAGGTCACAAAAGCGGAAAACTGTTGGGCAGCGAGGACGAGGAGCATGGGGGTAGCTTGTCTCAGGAGCCCAGAGGCCTCTCTGCCTGAAGCCCAGGAACAGTTTCAGGACACGAAAGCAATACAGCTGATCTTCCCCTGGGATCGGGTAACACAGCTTTCGAGCCCTGTTCCCTATGGCTTTCCTGTGAGGAAAATGGCTCAGGCCACGTCTTGTACTGGCACAAAGAGCGGTCAGGcgttgggatgggttgcccagggaggtggtggagtccccgtccctgggggtgctcaaggagaggttggacgtggtgcttggggacagggttcAGTGGggacattggtggtaggggggtgtTGGAGCAGATcttggaggccttttccaaccctaaGGTGATTCTGGGCCCATGAGCCCCACGGTGCTGCCACCATGCGGCTGGCACCTGGTGGTGCCACAGGGTGGCCCTGCAAGGAGGAGGCCTCCTGACGAGGAGGTGTCCCAGGCTGTGGCCTTCCAGGCTCCCACTGTCCTGAGAAGGACGTGGCAATATCTGTCGCCGTGTCAGATACATCTCGTGTCACCAGGCTGCCACCAGGCTCCTACGTGACCTAACCTGGGTAGCGCTGCCGCTGTTTCACCAAAGCACAATTCTGGAGATTTGAGACCACTGGCACATTTATCTTGCATTATCTGTTAATATGACTACAGAAATGCCTTGCTGATGGGCTCGGCTTGTGTAAGGAACATAAGGAACAAGGGCCAGCCTGTGGGGTCAGGCAGGGCGTACAGTGCTGGTTGTGCCCGCTGGGTGCCTTACGTTGGTGCTTTCCCACATAAACCCCCAGGTTTTACCACAGGAGCCCGTGTAACTAAGAATGATGAGCTCTctattttaagcatttaaagCATTTAGCTAGCACAAATAACAGGTTCTTTCCAGATATTGCAGGTGTAAGATAAGAAGTCGGATTACAAGTCTGGAATGATGAATGCCTACCCTGAGCGTTATCACACCTGGTTTATGCTCAGCCTGTCCTGCCCTCAGGCCGGGATTCCCCAGGATGCTCACTGTGCCCATGGGGCTCGGTGAAAGCACAGGTGGGGAATTTTCCCTGCACGGTGGTGCCCTTGGGACAGGTCTGGTGGTGCTGGGACGTGTCCTCAGCACTCATATTGGGAGCTGTGCATGGCTTGTCCTGGCCTAGGCGAGGGCCAGCAGGGGACTCGGCATGCCCAGCTCGTGAGAGCGATCAAAAGCCTTTCATACAGGTGTGTTAAGATCTCTGACATTTCACCACAGTTTCCTTTGTCAGCCTCGTGTTTCTCTCTGGCCCATGCCGGGTTTTTGCCCCTTGTCTCTCAGACTAACTCCATAAAACTGGCCGACCGTGAGGACAGCAGGCACGAAGCAGCAGCCTGAACCCTGCAGCTCCACCACAGCAAGCGGCAGCTTCTCCACACAGTGGGGCTTACCTTGGCCAGAGCTGGGTTTGCTCACTCCGTCTGGGTAGACTGCATAAACCGACACGTTGATGTTGCTTGCCACGGCTGTGTCTTCTGAAATAAAGCATTATTTGCCTTTAAAACGTATTTATAAGCTGCTGTTAAAGCTGTAGACTTGCTCGAGGGCTTctggctgagccctgggggaccaAACACCCCGGCTGCCCTTACATCCCTCACTGCTCcgctccctcctgctccccgggctcctcacagcccccagcccctgaaGCGGTGGGCAGGGGCTCAATCCCAGTGAGATTTGGGCTTTGCGATACCTCGCCGAGCTGCAGCCAGTGGAACTGCTTACCTTGGATGTAGGTGAGCGTGTCCTGGTACGGGACTTTCTTCCAGAAGAAGCGCTCCTCCTTGCTGTACGGAGCTGTGCAAACCCACTCCACGATGAACCAGAGcggggggctcctgctgctgctggggggctgccagGACACCGAGACATTGCTCTGGTTCTGGCGCTGCACCTCCACCGCCGCCGGTGCTGGGAAGGCTGCAAGGAGAGAGGGGTCGGAGCTGGGAGGCTTCtgcccaggcaggagcagggcttcATTTGGGGGaacagggctgggagggaaaaaGTCTTCTAGGATGCAGTGAGTATGGGTGTGGGTACAGGTATGGGTGTATATATAGGTATAGGTAGTGGGgtatatatgtaaatgtatgtttatatttgtatttgtatttgtatttatatttatatttatatttatatttatatttatatttatatttatatttatatttatatttatatttatatttatatttatatttataatataaaatattttttccacatataaCATTATGTATGTTATATAATTGTACATattacatatgtacatataatcATAATTACATTGTACATATAATCATACATATAACATTATGTATGATTATATAATTGTATAATTACATATTTAGTTTTATAATACAATATTATATAGTCTATTATGTGCTATATTATATCATATCACATATCATATCATATTATATTGTTatgttatattatattatattgttatatcatatcatatccattataacaaaataaaataaattaaaaaaaatagaaatagaa
The sequence above is drawn from the Anas acuta chromosome 8, bAnaAcu1.1, whole genome shotgun sequence genome and encodes:
- the IL23R gene encoding interleukin-23 receptor isoform X2 encodes the protein MGSNISINCLSTVGCPRSNLSIQLNSTARNETLRPLNGSAAQLRLHDFRLPYSSVLCFDHCGSKENKVLVCGTEVWAGYPPEIPGNLTCTIGEDSGSLACTWDAGRPTHLRTEYHLHLNSTQTAEEDVFPAGSPVPLSALRGGSRYLAWVQARNALGTARSAPRHLDLQELVVPALPLAEGAETTLGSPPITTVRWRQQTQLEDVHCEERHKAEDAPMWHVEAWDSAVRAGHPLQSDTHYVFQARCRRSPPNSPWSTWSPPFMYTTPEAAPAAAPDVWRRLGSVFPNGSHEVTVLIKPLPPRAARGRILGYAVSVGSGQLLCNTSSTSCSVLVPPGVRVLHVTAHNSRGASSPANVTLGREARQQAFPAPAAVEVQRQNQSNVSVSWQPPSSSRSPPLWFIVEWVCTAPYSKEERFFWKKVPYQDTLTYIQEDTAVASNINVSVYAVYPDGVSKPSSGQVSSEDQIPSFSYNETSHDDDTGVYLGMGVSVMVSSVVLAILMFKKSARKRIKATVASLLPKWLREDFPHMENSNVIKSLQEKSEFTSNTSCEPFLDPTIMEVEEMSVHEKYKNVDIKKKPSTAVPENTEHPQSSAPAVSTAPEHISDYKPQISDGSPLGYVAANIYQAQSHTPAPEPETTETTFFFRDYTSPVSYLWNAEGAEHNVCLLEKINLILNNNRSGQNYAFSSAQEENQWEKTLSSENVQEQTLVPDELVSCLRAKNEEPVDIQSCLQQRIGRLF